A stretch of DNA from Lotus japonicus ecotype B-129 chromosome 4, LjGifu_v1.2:
ATGAGGATCAAgagaaggaagaccctcaagctggagcaagccagggcaacaacgccaatgacgagaacctggcttgaatttctttgtttttatttttatgaagttAAAATTTTTTCTTTGGGCCTTGCCCTTTTGTTTGTCATCATTCTCAATCATGTACGGGCGTCGCCCCTTTTTCTTGCTTTTAATGAAGACCATTTTAAGTTCAATCGTTGTTATCTTGAGTTGTTAtcaacttttgttgttacttagGTTTaaataccttagccgatttttcgacgaggcttggtttctagtggccactagaattgtcAAGGCTTGCAATatttgatggcgatactttcttattccgaaaggtttattcgcggtattatataccttgatacgatttaccttgcataaactcgtaattaaaaattaaaaagtagcTTCTGTTGAAATAATCTTTTCATTGCTTTTTCATATATGGGAACAATGGTCCCTCTTTAtacatgccgcctcattaaaaacctttccaaagaaaggaaaaaagagtgcgacttcattcatCTTTGTTGTTTCtcaactaaaatactgctttagatgagaggcgttccatgttcgtggaaccttttgtccatttagttgttccaacttataagctcctcctccaacatcgcctataatcctgtagggcccgccccaattgggtgaaagtttgttgtgtttatcgggtattgtattttttcggagcactaagtctcctaccctcattttccttggcactactttcgttgagaattttcttgcaaccttcacttttcccgcctcattccttatgtgagcctcacgttgttcctcgggcagcatgattaggtttgctattaaatttttcccattgtcattctcattaaaccgagccactcgccaactttggttttcaatttccactgggagcatggcgtcagttccataagttaaacgatacggggtttcctttgtgcttgactgttcagtggtgttgtatgcccaaagaacgcctggtagttcctccgcccaaagcccttttgcttcatccagtttcttctttaatcctttcaggataaccttgttagccgattcagcctgcccattggtttgtggatgttctacagaggcaaatcgcatctcgattcccatttctgtacaaaattcccgagtaacactacttgtgaactgtgttccgttatccattactattgccatggggaccccaaatctacaaacaatccttcgccacaaaaAGCTCCTGACCTTAgcggccgtgatagttgccactgcctcggcttctatccacttagtgaagtaatcaaccgccacgatgatatacttcatttgtgcttTCGCCACTGGaaatggtcccaaaatgtcagtcccccacatagcaaatggccaaggcgccatcatggttgttaattcttctggcggagccttgtgcaagtcagagaagacttggcatttttcacatttcttaacatactccagacAGTCCTTTttcattgtcggccaataaaatcctgctctCACAATTTTTACCGCCAAGGATTTCCCGCCGATATGGCTTGAACACacaccttcatggacttccgccattattccatggGCGTCATTGGTGCCAACGCATTTGAGCATAAGAGACatgattccccgccgatacaactcccCATCCACTAGCGTGTAAAAACTAGCCTCTTTGCGTTTTGCTCTTGTGTTCAGGTTGTCATCCTGTGGAGGGTTCTGTAGAAAAGCCTTGATTGGCTCCATCCAtgaaggctcgccttcaattATTGACTTGACTGCTTTCAACTTTACTTCTACCAAATCGATGCTCGGACGAGGCAAGGTTTCCTGAATGACCGTTTGGTAATTACCCAATCTCCCAGTGCTCGCCAATTTTGCTAATACATCAGctctctcattttgtccccttgGAACGTGCTCTATTCTGATCTTCCCAATTTCCATCATTAATCTGCGCACCACCTCCAGGTATTTCGAAAGTTGCGGGTCCTTGACTTGATACTCGCCATTTACTTGTTTGACAACCAACTGTGAGTCGCCCTTGATGAATAATTTTTGAACACCTAGctcaatggccaaccttaatCCGGCGATCAAGGCCTCGTACTCTGATTGGTTGTTACTTGCCTTGAATTCGAACTTTAAAGATTGCTCAATGACCATCTTATCTGGGCTTTCGATGGTtattccagctccacttccggTGTTGTTTGAGGATCCATCAACAGACAGGATCCATTCGCCTTGGTTCCTCTCGCCTTCCGTAGGTGTTAACTCTGCAACAAAGTCAATCAAGCTTTGGATCGTAACTTGACCCCTTGGCTCgtattgtatatcatattctgatAATTCCACCGACCAGCTGACCAACCGCCCTGACAAGTCAGGCTTCTGGAGTACCTGCCTTAGGGGAACATCAGTTTTGACTTTGACCTGGAAgctttggaaataaggcctgaGGCGCCTTGCTGTTTTCAGAATTGCCAatgccgccttttcaattttttggtaccgcaattctgccccctgcAAAGTATGACTCACGAAGTATATAACCTTTTGCTTATTTCCTTCCAACTGGAGCAACACCGTgctcaccgccttgtcagtaactgctagatagagtactaatggaacgcctggcGTTGGCCTGGAGAGTACCGGCAGTGTtgctaatgtttctttcaaCTTGGTAATAGCTTGCTCGCactcctctgtccactgaaacttggaattctttcttaaacaggtGAAGAAAGGGGCTGCTTtatcacccgccattggcagaaaacgtgacaaggcggccattcgtcctGTCAATCGCTGAACCTACTTTAcatttgttgggcttttcatttctaaGATCACCTTGCTTTTATCTGGGTTTATTTCAATCCCTCTTGCTGTTATCATGAAGCCCAAAAATTTTCCCCCCTGAATCCCAAACGAGCATTTCTCGGGATTTAGCTTCATTTGATATTTCCTCAGCTGGGCAAAGGCTTCCTTGAGATCACCGCCATGATCCTCCGACTTAGTCGATTtgacaatcatgtcatcaacatacactTCCATATTTCTTCCAACTTGTTCTGAAAAGATTTTATCCATGAGGCGTTGATAGGTAGCTCCCGCGttcttcaatccaaaaggcattgtcttgtaacaatagttcgcctggtTAGTCATGAACGCCGTACTTTCCTCGTCCGAAGGGTGCATCCTGATTTGATTATAGCcagaatatgcatccatgagacttaaaagttcattacCAGAAGCCCCATCTACcaacttatcaacattgggaagaggatatgaatcttttggacacactttgttcaggcttgtgtagtccgtgcacattctccactttccattagccttTTTGACCATCACAATGTTGGCGAGCCaggttgggtactgtacctcacgaaTAAATTGTGCCTTGATCAATTTCTCAGTTTCTACCTGAACCGCCTTGTTCTTTTCGTCGTTCATCcgtcgccttggttggatgactggtTTTGCTCCTGTCCGTATCGCCAACTTATGAGTGATTACActgggatcgattcctggcacGTCATTGATtgtccatgcaaagagatccaaattctCGCCCAACAAGGTGATCAATCTTTTTTCTTGTTCCTTTGTTAATCCGCTACCGATTTTCAAAACTTTATCCTTGATTTGTACTTGCTTGGTTTcctccagaggttgtgggcggaaatcatcagcattgtctcttggatccaaactaaatccctcttgtggaaagatttccgtgattctgtgactttctttggcggccttacgcccatagagcgccacacttcttaaataacattctctcgctgcattttggtccacatgtaataccccaacctttccattgcatgctggatatttaacagtcaaatgagttgttgaaatgaccgcacatagcttgttgagggtgtctcgccccaagagtacattgtaattggctctgcacgccaagaccaagtacttcacttgaaatttctttacaaactctccttcgccaaaggcagttggtatttccacatatccccgaacagtgacacggtcccctgtaaatcctaccaaggttcctttatacggcctcaagtctgattcttttagccccaggcgatcaaaggcatctccataaatgatatccgccgaagacccctggtctaaaaacactttcttcgtcacataattgttaaccctgattgttaccacaattggatcgttgtcatggggaatcacaTGCGCAAagtcctgaggggtaaatatgataggggagtgattcacccaacactcgctttCGCTGGCCTCATggactgagtgtactgccgccacatagcgttttctagccttacttgaaattgcacccccgccaaatcctcctgcaatagatgaacattccccaacaggatcgcccaactcttcaactatctccttgcctttgcctttgtccccttgggtgatcctagcgacctctggcgttgctgtgtctttaacgaagtttgccaaatgaccagccttaatcaaacgatcaatttcccgcctcaaattccaacaattatctgtcgtatgccccaacgctttgtggtactcgcaccacctattggtatctatattagctggcggccgccgtggcgGTGGCGGGTACTGCACAACATTTGTTTGCCCtactgcccttaaaatggtgcttaagggtgcattcaacttggTAAGTGGGACTGGAGCTGGCGTAGCaccatgctgaccagttgtGGTTGCAATGGGACCTTgagaatttctgtgccatgtattttgaaatcctgGTTTAGAGTTTTGATATGgccccggtcttggtacacggggggtttgtgctaccctggtttccttccccgccttaggTTTATCCTGTGACACCCCGCCAGATTGAgcttgcttgcgtccttcctctctttcgtTTCTTTTCTGATCATCTTActcaattaatatgaattcctgaacacgagcACGAAGGTCCATCATGTCTTTTGCTGGTCGCCTCGTTAAGTCCCGATTCAAATCACCCGCCCGgagaccatttttgaaagacgctaGGCAAACATCCGGATTTTCTTCCTCTAGCTGAACCGCCAttttactaaatcgcgccatgtagtttttgagcttctcccctggctgttgatgtatgctgataagatcaaacatggttGCTTTGGTAGTTTTATtagcggagaattgagttaagaactttgtggacaaatcagtaaaattgtcaatagagaagggcggttgacggatgaaccattgcatcgccatccccttgaatgttgatggtaacaacctacacttcacctcatctgttgctccaccaataaccattttcgtgttaaagtaacgcaagtgttccatggggtctgagtcgcctgaaaaggcgtccaaagtcatcgtttgcagatgctttggtatgcccacccttgtgatggcgggaacaaaaggctggaattcaacaacgtcttcggcctcgagccgttgttcttgcttatagtcttgtcgcTGGGTTAAATACTtcacctgggcttgcaactgctcgttctgactttgtactttttgcaaagtgtccaacatttgttgcaaggccgccggagtgattcccgtcacCACCTCTGGTGCTTTTCTTGGAACGCTAGTTTTGAGGTCATCCAGATTTATGTATTCAGGCGgcgctgatcgtcgcctgactcccggatctgatctagctataagatctgaaggtcttcccggagctgcattcaccaacgagaccggcgactgcgccaccgagtgaacccccgccgaagaagcctcctgctccggctcttgAGGTACTTCACGGTTGTTGTACCGTCcaccgccgcggccgccgtgacgaccaccacccctccggcgatgatcgcggcggCCCACGCCACACGAACGAGTTTCCATGGCTCTTAAATCTCTCCTCCTATGTCAAGTAGTAGATCGAGGTaagacccacagacggcgccaatgttctgtactagggcaagcttacgtaagaagatgacagaaagtaaaccctagcagagcactaaaatagcaaaattaCCATAAAaagaatattctcattaatgctaaAAAGTTGGTTCGTACAAGTGggtgacctccccttttatagagggtgtggtcacaatatggacttttcctatgtttgggcctgacaaccaggGCCCAAACCCATaggcatataagacaaatccagaAGAATCTCCTAGCTGGCTCGTGGGTCCCTAGGATATTCGCTGCCTCGCTGATTCCCGCCAGGGCTGTCTTTACTCGGTCGTTCGCTTTTGGGCGGGGAATGAGCATCGTGTATGCCCCGCCCagtctctctctctatatatatatatatatatatatatataaaataagggtagttttttaatttcatatacATTAGTCGAGTTCGGGCGCAAGTATCACCAACAgtaaacccgaacccaaacacAGTCATAACGAATTTTACCCGTCAAATCGGGTCGAGTACCCCCGAACGACAACATGTTTCAGGTTTAACTCTCACATTTTCATTGGTCAAAAGTTTGAATCCCCTTTCGTATAGTAATATCTCAATGTTTCAAAAAATTCCATGACACTTCAACCTAGGTATGAGTCATACCACTTGCATATTGCCAAGCAGTCAAATTATGTATTCTCCCTCTTATACCATTTTTTataacaaagaaaacaaatatacaccttaaaatattttttcacaaaagatcaggaaataagtttgaatttaaaattattaatttcagATTAATAAATCCAAAATTAATCGGTTGTACTCATAAGTCTTACAAGTGATATGAttacaaataaaaagaagaaaaaaaaagaaatgaaataaaagaCAAAACCGGGTGTATtcaccaaaacaaaattcaATTCACCAAAAAAGATAAAACCGGGTGCGAATAAATTAaagattcaaaacccttttaaATACATGGTAGCCGTTATTCCAAAACCCTTTTAAAGTTCATTCCTCGTATGattcaatttcaaaacccaCATTCTCTCATCTCATGACACACTAAAGCATTTAAAGTTTGACAATTTCACTTGCCTTTTGTCCatggagatttttttttgataggcttTATCCATGGAGATACAGATACTAGAAGAATAGCACCCGTAACAAGGATAATGTAcactaaataaaattatgagGGGACACAAAGTCTAAAATTAAGctaagtaaaaagaaaaaaaaaactgaagcaatcatatcatattaattaattatatgatATCTAATTAATAATTACAACTACATAACTTAAGTTGCAATATATCAGAATTAGCACCAAATTAGGGATTTGATTTTTGATGTAAACATCTATCGACAATAAAGACTGGAGAGGTACTGGTTCTAATAGTGGCAGGCCCATCACAAGTTCCTTTCTTCACTCCCAAACAAACAAAAGACAATACTACTTTGTTTGGTCGCCTCCACTGATCAGTGATCACTCATCGGTGATCACTACACTGTCCCATCTTATATATATcttattttagtgctctgctactTTACCACCTTTGATATTTCAAAGATTTTGATTCATGCAaattcattttctctttcatttcattttcactttctttctctcaatATATTTCTCTTGTACTCTTATTACATTACTCATCATAtctttcatttatttttctgtcTCCTATGTTTGGATGAGTCAGTGTGCTTTGATTGTGAATAAAACTTTATTCTATTCCAAGTTAATGTCAATATCTCTGTCCCTCTGTCACTCACATCTACCCTCTCTCCTATTTAAATGTCCTTACCCTATTTCAAAACCCTGATATTATTTTATCCTTTCCCACATTCCCCCGACAGCACCACCTTTCGAACAAAACCTATTTTGTTCCTAAACTTCCTTAGATGGCAACAAACAGTGTCCAAGGAAAACGTGATCTGGCTGaacaacaagaagaagatgaagaggaagaagaagcattGTCCCTTTGCGATCTTCCAGTCACCATGGTcaaccacaacaacaacaaccaagtCCAACCAAGAAAACAAGAGAACCCTCATCATGTCAAAGAAGAAGAATTCGATTTCCGTGGCCTCTTCTCAAAGGAACCAGAAATTATGTGTGTGGCTGATGAAGTTTTCTTCCAAGGTCAAATCCTCCCATTCCGTCACTCTTTCAGCACTGAGGCTGGTTTGTTAAAATCACACGGTAATATTAAACTTTGCAAAGCAAGATCCGAGTCATTAGGACATGGTTATGGTTCTTCTATCAATAGCAGTAGAAGCAGTAGTGTTAGAAGTCAAAACTCATCAAGCAGCACtagctccaccaccaccactacaatTAACCCAAGAATTTCCAAACCCAGATTCCAAAATCAATTTCACACACACCCAAGTCCCAAGCCTCAGTTAAATTTAAAATCCTCTGGTCCAAGACAAACAAGCTTTGGTAGAAAATCATCAGTGTGGGAAATTTTTCGTCTTGGTGTGGTCCCTGCTCCTGAGATTGAATTGCAAGACCTCAAGGTTCGTAGTAGCAAGAACTGTGTCAGTCGCAATAGTAGTAACAGTAGCAGCAATAGTGACAAATTGGGTAGCAAAACTGATGCTACAACTAAGAGCAATCATTTTTTCAAACAACTTGTGGGAAAAAGTGGTGGATTGTTGAGTGGCTGTGATTGTTCGATTGAAACGGTGGTGCAATTTGATTCTAACATGGCAATGATCAAAAGTGGTGGTACAAAAAGCACTTATAGCAAGAAAGAGAGTGCAACAACAACGCATGCTGTGAAAGAAAAAGTGGGCATGGAATtgaagaagcagaagcagaGGAAAAAGCAGgggaagaaggtgatgtcacgtCGTCGAACGTTTGAATGGCTAAAAGAGCTTCATGCAAACCatcttgatgatgatgatgatgaggaagagGCTCTGTTATCATGAGTGGTGTTGTCGCATGCTTGTGGTGTAATTTTGATTCATTAGTTTTACCTTTTTTTAGCAGCTACTTTTGTTCCctttaatttgaattgaattatAATAATATTGTAGTGCAAGATCTATGATCAAAATTTCTTACTTTCTTGTTAGGCTGTCATGAATTTTTTGTGAATGAGTGGTAAAATTGATGCATGTTCAGTGTTGATAAATTCGTTCTAGAAGAAGAAATATATCAAATTTTTAATTGTGTAAAATGTGAGTAaagttattttctttttttttgttacatcggaaagataaattgcacctgtCATGAATCGATCTCTAACCCTCCCCTACCTAACCTATATGTCCCCAGCAAAATTATTTTCTACACAATTAGAGACTAATTTAAGTAATGTTTTGTCTTATACAATTAATGAATGATTGTTAAAAATGTTTCCTAAGTGTAAGAATGAATTTGTGAGCACCTAAATAGGAAACAATTTAatgattcctttttttttctcttctagaGTTTGGTGCTAATCTGGGATTAAACCAATAATTGAATTGAATAGGTTTTTTAAAGACGTTGTTAGAGTGAGATTTGTGGCCATGATGGACTCTAAAATGATAAGCTTATGGTAGTCATGATTGATGTGTGAACTTCTATGCTTTATGGTTGGCTGGGTGGAGAATGTGAAATATGATTGGGGGACTGCACCAAGTCACGCGAGGGATCAAAAGATCCAATGGAGGATGGGAAAGCcgtgaaaacaaaataaagattaGAAGTAAAGTGAGATGTGGGTGAAAAAGGTTTCTCTTTAATCTTTCTCATTTTGTCCTTTAGTGTAATGTTTTGCTATGCATGAATGAAAAATGTTTcatgaaaatgagatgaaaaaatatataaaaaatatgttGTTTATATTGTTTGAattgagagaaaaatgaaaaaaagctAGAGTAATAAAAATGAGTATGAtagaatagttttttttttgaacttatgATAGAATAGTTATTTCACACATAAAATGGAGGGATCATCATTCAGATGGAGGGCCGATCATTAAAAAGGGTATAATGAAATTTCCAATCTATTTCACACCCGAATCTCATTTTCAAGGCAACattgccaaaaaaaaaattgatagtcCATTGTCCACGACTCCATGTACATATtttctatcttttgcacttatttTTATAGTTTTCCATTGTTCATCttaaaaatgaagtgttttaggttttttatttttaattttataagtaaatgttagttgttaattgttagtaaattagttccttcgcTAGGGTTTGAACCCTGAACCTTCACCCTTCAATACCCACCTCACCCATGAAGTGTTTTAGGTAAGTTTCTTACTCATGCCAGAAGGATTTCCCTAGTatatatgtataaaaaaaaattgtgcaagGTTGCACTAGGACCATCTGACCTGTTATATCAGGTTACTCAGTTTTTATGACCTTTTGGTGTTTAAACTTTTGGTACAAACCTAATATAATTTAGGGTCggttatttaaaaattaaagtgTTTAAACTTTAAGTCCAAACCTCTACTAAATTATTTTAGGATCCCACTCCACCCCTCTCCACTACCTCCCTCCCCTAATCACAAATCTAGAAAGTGGCTCGCGAACATCATTCAATGATGAATCATGTAAGACCCcgaattaaataattagattatttatttactttcgtCGTGTtgattaattaactaattatattttatagttttatgttattttcatgaCTCGAATTCTATTACGAGTCACgaaaactatttatataataattaagttcATATTATGTTTAAGGTTAACACTGTAATCAGCTTAAGtaatagcacgagccatattcgcacccgactatggtcgagagtgtccgaaaaaggctatatccgctcctagagcactgtttaagagaattttagaattaaagagagaataaaaacctctgagtatttttcccatgaccatcCTTCctatacgaaaccctggactgtacgcttgttaggtttcgCTTTTCGGAAGTCCACCGAAGCCAGACTTTAACTTCTCGAGGACTTTAactaagaccctgaatgaagactttttctattcggagcttccaacgaagtttccatctgcgttgcctcatttctttcgacgtttgtgatctttttcttgaaggaagtttcttcatccgacgtcgactgcaaaaagtagtttttcggtataaatcgacccacaccgtctttgagacgttttcctcaattaaatgaaccttgatttgagtttcgacattctgtcgccgaaaACCGCAAAATATCGATTTTTCAGATTTTCCCCT
This window harbors:
- the LOC130715374 gene encoding uncharacterized protein LOC130715374, encoding MATNSVQGKRDLAEQQEEDEEEEEALSLCDLPVTMVNHNNNNQVQPRKQENPHHVKEEEFDFRGLFSKEPEIMCVADEVFFQGQILPFRHSFSTEAGLLKSHGNIKLCKARSESLGHGYGSSINSSRSSSVRSQNSSSSTSSTTTTTINPRISKPRFQNQFHTHPSPKPQLNLKSSGPRQTSFGRKSSVWEIFRLGVVPAPEIELQDLKVRSSKNCVSRNSSNSSSNSDKLGSKTDATTKSNHFFKQLVGKSGGLLSGCDCSIETVVQFDSNMAMIKSGGTKSTYSKKESATTTHAVKEKVGMELKKQKQRKKQGKKVMSRRRTFEWLKELHANHLDDDDDEEEALLS
- the LOC130712333 gene encoding uncharacterized protein LOC130712333, which produces MAGDKAAPFFTCLRKNSKFQWTEECEQAITKLKETLATLPGAELRYQKIEKAALAILKTARRLRPYFQSFQVKVKTDVPLRQVLQKPDLSGRLVSWSVELSEYDIQYEPRGQVTIQSLIDFVAELTPTEGERNQGEWILSVDGSSNNTGSGAGITIESPDKMVIEQSLKFEFKASNNQSEYEALIAGLRLAIELGVQKLFIKGDSQLVVKQVNGEYQVKDPQLSKYLEVVRRLMMEIGKIRIEHVPRGQNERADVLAKLASTGRLGNYQTVIQETLPRPSIDLVEVKLKAVKSIIEGEPSWMEPIKAFLQNPPQDDNLNTRAKRKEASFYTLVDGELYRRGIMSLMLKCVGTNDAHGIMAEVHEELKVLIEVSKKKLTF